From Xenopus laevis strain J_2021 chromosome 7L, Xenopus_laevis_v10.1, whole genome shotgun sequence, one genomic window encodes:
- the LOC121395645 gene encoding C3a anaphylatoxin chemotactic receptor-like: MEMESSTSSPNVTNFSTDAELPEENIFYLARAMCITCLSLTFILGILGNGLVIWITGFKMKKTMTTIWFLNLGISDFSFCLFLPLHITEAVLWGNWPFGQIICMGRYFTMGLNQCASLLFLTTISIDRCICVLYPIRSRSNRTSRLATIISVIIWLLSVALSFPNFFFTDIINYNNFSLCFLRNGSWDNITTIHEEMFILNFPAMVISDFVFTFLIPFPIIIVCYGLIAFRVRKNKRIPESSRTLKIILITVLCFFFCWVLYHLLPIIDIAGLYIEWPHKFLLYAFADCLAFSNSCLNPVIYVFVGRDFKESLKKSIPFLLESTFREKTDPPDILEGNNIL; this comes from the coding sequence ATGGAAATGGAAAGTTCCACTTCTTCTCCTAATGTCACCAACTTTTCCACTGATGCCGAGTTACCcgaggaaaacattttctacttggcACGAGCAATGTGTATAACATGTCTAAGCCTAACATTCATTTTAGGAATTCTTGGCAACGGACTGGTCATCTGGATAACtggatttaaaatgaaaaagacaATGACTACCATTTGGTTTCTCAACCTTGGGATTTCAGATTTCTCCTTCTGCCTTTTCCTTCCTCTCCATATTACTGAAGCAGTACTGTGGGGTAACTGGCCCTTTGGTCAGATAATATGCATGGGTAGATATTTCACCATGGGCCTAAATCAGTGTGCAAGTTTATTATTTTTGACAACAATCAGTATTGATCGTTGTATCTGTGTTCTGTACCCAATAAGGTCAAGGAGCAACAGAACCTCCAGGTTAGCAACAATCATCTCAGTAATCATTTGGCTCCTATCCGTGGCTCTCagctttccaaattttttttttactgatatcATAAACTACAacaatttttctctttgttttctgaGAAATGGAAGTTGGGACAATATTACCACAATTCATGAGGAGATGTTTATTCTAAATTTCCCGGCCATGGTCATTTCTGATTTTGTGTTCACCTTCCTGATACCTTTTCCAATCATAATCGTCTGCTATGGGCTCATTGCATTCAGGGTGCGAAAAAACAAAAGAATCCCTGAGTCATCTCGAACCTTAAAAATTATACTAATAACAGtcctttgttttttcttctgctgGGTTCTATATCATTTATTGCCTATCATTGACATAGCAGGCCTTTACATAGAGTGGCCTCATAAATTTCTCCTTTATGCATTTGCAGACTGCTTGGCTTTCTCTAATAGTTGTCTCAATCCAGTAATCTATGTCTTTGTTGGCCGGGACTTTAAAGAAAGTTTAAAGAAGTCAATTCCATTCCTTCTGGAAAGTACATTCAGAGAGAAAACTGACCCCCCAGATATTCTGGAAGGCAACAACATTTTATAA